The Bartonella krasnovii sequence AGGCGCTCTCCAATAGCTTCAGGAAACTAATCGATTTTTATATCCATAAATGCAGGCTCACCGTCTTTGATATAGGTAATATCAGGCGCATGTTTGACCCCCTCAGTTTCTATAACAAGAGGTTCATCACTCACATCGTATCCTTGTTGCCTTAATTCTTGTTTTTTCTCCTCGACTATTTTTTGATGCAAATCTCGTTTTTGATGACATAAATAAGGATTTCTCACTCGGAAAATTTGAGTGTCCTTCACTTCTATGGCACAGATCTTTGCCACCTGTTCCAGCAGATCGTAACTGAAATTTCCTAGCCTTTTCACCTCTTGAGCCATCACCATTGCGCGTTCCAGATGGATTTTTTCAATGGTTTCATCAAAGCCAAGTTTATCCCCTCGCGAAAAACTTTCATCATAAGAAGCTAAAGTCTCCACATCCCCCAGCAAGGCAAGAGCTCCAAGATGCAACAGCGCATAAGGAGCTAGCTCTGCTTCAACGGTTGACCATACTAAAGAGTCTCTTTCCCAAGGTGGAATACGATATTGAGAGTAAAGCATTTCATGCAGACAATCCTCTTCCATTGCCCATGCTAAAGTTTTATCAAGTTCTTTCTTTAAACGCTGCGCACTCACTTTCTCTTCAAAAATTTCCAATCCATTGGGGACAAAATTTATAAATACCGTTGGCAAAACCCCAGAATTAAGAGGATTAATGGTCTGACAAGCCGCCGCAAAAATACCACTCATCACGAGAAGTCCGCGATCAAAGGGGGAAAATTCTTCTACGTGTTTCTCGTTATAGAGAAACTGCACTTCGCGATCGGATAAAAAGAAGGTTGCCAAATGATCTTCTTTTCTCAACAATTCTACGAACCACCCCAAGCTTTTTAACAGCGCTGTTGCACTTTCCATGGTGAGAATTTCATCATCATCGATCAAGAACTCTTTTCCCTCTTGTTCCAAACGCCTCTTCAGCACCACAGCTTCATCCTTCCAAAACTGTTGTGTTGCCAAATCATTTTCTTTCAGCACGCGTTCCAGCTCGCCTTTCACTTGGAAATTCATTTTCATCCGTTTGAAGACAGAAATATAAAGAGCCAAAACCAGCATGATAATGATCATAAAAACAACAATCATCACCCAGAACTCAGGATCCAAGAGATATACGACGATAGGATTATTGTTCATTTTCCCCTCTTATTCTTGGTTAAAGCCCCCTCTCATTCTTGGTTAAAGCCCCCTCTCATTCTTGGTTAAAGCCCCCTCTCATTCTTGGTTAAAGCCTATGCGAGAGAGAATTTATGAGCTCTCGTACAGAGAATGCTTCTTCTAATTTTTGAATATTTTCTTGCAATTGATCTGTTACACTGCGACGAATCCGGAACATTACCGGAATCAAAAAAAGAGCAGAGCCCATTATGATGACCGTTGCCTTAAAGATCACAAGATGCACCACATATTGCCACCCTGTCAGCTGCCAATTTAAGACATCTGGTATTTCTAGAATCATTCTCCAAAGGATAATGAGAACAGCAAGAGCGAAGATAACTTTATAATCCCTTGGTGAGAGCAATGCTTGCTGGAACGCAAAAGAATGGATAGTTTTATGCGTTTCTTGCTCTGATGTCCAATTTTGCTCTTTCATTTTTTCCCTCTCAACTCTTTAAACACCCCCCTCTCATTCCTTGCTAAAGTCTATACGAGAGAGAGCTAGCTCTCATACATAAGAGTGCTTCTTCTCATTTCTGGATCTTTTTTTGCAATTAAGGCATGAAGATGCAGGCAAAATCGGAAAATGAAAAAAAGAGTACAGGCGGTTCATGGCTTGCCTCATTTATAAAAATCATAATACTTGTGGGATCTTTCCCCCGCTTTCCTTCCTCAAACAGTGAAGATTTTCAACCCGTGCCAATCTTTAAAACACATAAGTTCCAATCTGCGCTTTTTCTTTCCCCAAAATCTCCCCTTTTGTCAAGAAAATTTACAAGCTCTCACGCTATAAGATTCATCTCAAAACCTCTATAAACAAGGCGGCTAAAAATAGGAACCAGCCCTTAAAGACCGCAATCGCCTACACTCAAAACGGCTCTTTTACCGATCCTCCCCACTCAAATGAGTAAAGCCAAGTGCCCTAAACGCACTCTAAGCTCTAGGGACCCCACACCTCTCACCCCACACAGTCTTTAATCCCACACAGCCCTTACTCAATGATGATCTACAATTTGCGCTTTTTCTCCCCCAAAAATGCCATTCACCCTCCCCACCCTTTTAGAGCAATGTTATATGGCAAAGCCCCTAAAGACCCCCAAAAAACTTCAAAGGCAAAATGTTATCGAGAGCACTCCCCATCAATGCTCAATTTCTCAGCATTTCTCTGATTTTTTTCCTGGCTCATGATTTTTCAAAAGCTATCTCCTGCTCTTTCAACAGGCTTTTCAGTTCTTGTTTTAAACAACGATATCTTCTCGCCAACTTAAAGACACCATAATAAAGTTGCAAAATCCACACGGGCATAGCCGCAAACCAAACTGTCACGAACATAAGTACAAAACACAATATTGTCACAAGAATCTCGTCCATTTTTACGCTCACGCCCTTTTTATCGCGATCTTTTTGCTGAGGGGTTATTCTCCCCTGTTGCTCATTTATTTTGTTCAATTTCCGCGTATTTTTTACCAACAAACGCCACAATATGATGCAGAGGATCACCATAACGGGGGTCAAAACCAAAACCCCCACACCAATAATTGTCCAGAGCGCACATACAGCGTGAAAAAGAGAACTAGCCTGCCCCCCTGTCAAATTCCCTTGTTCCAAGGAGGGTAGAAAGAAGATTCTGTTCCCCAACTCAATCATGAGTGAAAGAAGACAAATGACAAAATATTCTCGCACAAAAGAATACTCTTTCTCAAAAAAATTGAGCAGTTTGTTATAAAATGTTGAATTTTTCCCCTTCATTTGCTCTTCCCTTTTTTATACAAGCGCATTTTTATATAAGCGCATTTCTTTTTTCACGCCACCCTCTTTTCACGCCCCATAAAAAGTGCGATACATGGCTCTTCTCTCCATAGCTCTTTTCTTATTTTCGAATCAATCTCCCAGAGATTTAAAAAAGAGCGTTTTTTAAAAAATGCTCTTACCCTCCAAATGACGTTAAGAGCATTTTCCTCATCACAAACGACATAGGCGTCATCACCCTTCTCTGATGATTCTTCACCCCTCTCCTCTTCTTGTGTCACGCGTTGTATCACGAGAATGGCTGAACATGGCTTCTTCCCCCTCACGATAATGGTGAAAGCCCTTGGCTCTTGACATGTTTTAATTCGCGTTTCACGTTACAATACAATCTCACGCGCTTGAAGAAAAAAGAATAAAATTCCAAAATCAGCATGACAACGCCTGCCGTAAAAGACACTTCAAGCAAAATGATAAAACAAAGGAATGCGATAAAAAAACGGCTTATATTTTCTCTATCGATTTTTGCGGGATGACTTTGTTGATTGGTTGTTTGCCCCCGTTGCAAAAGTATTTCATTCAACTGCTGAATCTTTTTCTTCAACACATGCGTTAAGATGAGATAAAGCACCAAGAAAACAGGCATCAAAGCAAACACACAGACCATGATGACTTCACGTAGCACAAAGAAGGCAAAAAGCGTGTTCTCTTGAGCAATAGTCAACGGCTTTTTGAATTCTAAGAATATCAAAAAAAACCACCCACACAGCGCAACGATCACAGAAATAAAAAAAATGATACGATGCTCTTTATAGGAAAGAAAGGACTCTTCAAGAGCAAAAGAGCGCGGCTCTTTACCCCCTATTGAATTTTTCCCCTTCATTTGCTCTTTCCTTATTCACAAAATTCCCTTATTGGCAAAACTCTTTTTTCTTTCTTGACACAAACCATCTCTTAAGTAAAACGCATTGTCAGCCAACAGAAATCCTTAAAGAGAACAAGATATCCTCAATTTTGTCCCCATACACGGATCCCCTCAATCTTGATAATGTCAACCATTAAAGACCGCCCCTTCGCGGTTTTGTTGTAAAGTTTTGTTGTAAAGAAGCACGCGCCTGAACATTTCAAAACCAAGGCTTATCACCCCCATTTCATAGATCCCCATGAGTGGTATCGCAATAACACTCTGATAAATCTATAAAAATTCAGCACCTCATTCCATCACCCCCCATGGCTTTAATCGTATCATCAAACACCATCATAATGCCTCACCCACAAGCAACACCAGCCCCCACAACCGCCTATCCACCGCCACGAACAGCCATCCCCGCACCGCCCTTAACACACCCCCTGCGCGCCCCCACACACCCACAAGCGCACAAGCAACACCAGCCCCCACAACCGCCTATCCACCGCCACAAACCACACGCCCGCACCGCCCTTAACACACCCCCTGCGCGCCCCCACACACCCACAAGCGCACAAGCAACACCAGCCCTTTTGAGAAGGTTCATAAAAAGCATTTTCTCTCAATCATTTCCCTCTAACCAAGCTTCATGATTTTCAAGAAAGTGATTGATGCAATCTAAAAAATTCAACCTAAAAAAATGGACCATGAAAAATCTTAATGCACGCTCATTCAACGAAGGATCAATAATCGCTCAAAGGAGAGCTTTTCCATTTTTCATTGGGGATCTTGCAAGACAATAGTCAAAAATATATTCATCAATACCCATTTGAGAGAGCAGCTATTTTTGAGATAGAACGTTTCAGCATAAATGAAAGTGCGAACGTTCTCTTCCAAGTTTTAAGGAATGTTTTTTCAACAATACTTGGTTTATTGATTCCATGACCATGGAATACAATCACAATTGCTCTTTATAGTAGCAGAAGGGATATTGAGCATTCTTACTGATAAACCTTAAGCCTTGCTGTAAGCCCTTTCAGGGAAAAAATCCTTTTGAAGAGAGCGATATTTTGTGGTCTGCGCATCACCTCTCATGAATAACAACGAACCAGTTATTTAGCGGATTGCTTTGTAAAACAGAAGACCCCACTTTATTGGATTGATTGACAAAGCACCTCCTCTTATCTGAATGTCAATCCAAATCATCATCAAAGTGAGGCTCATTCAAGTGCTGTGGTCGGCTCGTTTGTAAAAACCATCGCAATGGTTCGAGGGGTCTCCTCTCGCCAAGACCCTTTTTAAAGGCTCATAGTCGTGTATTTTAAAAAATGCGCTTGATTCTTGCGCTTATAATATAAACCCGTTGGGCTTATCTCTCATGGAGGGATCACCCCACAATGCGCACCACCATCTGCACATTGATTGCAGATCAGTGCGTCCACTTTATGGATAACGCGCGATGACAAATAACCTCTTTTAAACAAGGATTTTCCTTAGAGGGGAAAAGTTTTCCTTGGCAAGTTTATAAGGAAAGAGATACAAACACGTTGTGAACGACTTTCTGATGAAATGTATACATTTTTAAAGCAACGCATTTAAAGCAAGAGGGGGGGGCAGACATGCAAAAAAAGGATGCGCATTATCGTTATTTAGTTGTAGGAGGCACAGGGATGCTTTCTTCTTTTTGTCAATCCCTTAAACCAAAAGAAGCTATTATCGCCGCACGCTTTTTTTCCCCCAAAGTTCAGCTTGAGGCATTACAAAAACAGCAGTTGTGTATCCCGTTGGATTATGATTGTGCAGCATCACGGACACAATTTTTAGAAGCCGTGAAGCAATGGCATGGTTTAAAATATTGCATATTATGGATTCATTCAGCTGCCTTTGCCTTTTCTTGCGCGTTAATTGAACAGTTAGCGCTTTTGCCTAAACCACCGTGTATTCTTCATGTTTTTGGTTCCAACGTTCATGATCAAATGATCACTGAGTACGCACGCAAAAATAAGGTTGATTTCATTTCTATCAAATTAGGACAAAAGAAAACATCAAAAGGTTCACGCTGGCTGACCCATCAGGAGATAAGTCAACAGATCCTCGATGCCATAAAAAATCATCTGAAGAAACAAAATTTGTAATTCAATTCCTCCTTTTGCTTTTCTTAACCAAGCACGCGCCCTCCAAACTTTGTGTTCCGAACTTTTTCTTAAACGACACTCTCTCAAAATCATGAGCATTGAGAATAAATACACCTCATAGCAATCTTGAGAAGACAAGAAAGGCAATCCCTTTAAAAGCCAAATCTTTCAATAAAGTGGTACAAAACACCTCCCCACACCCTTCTAAAACCCCATTTCCCCAACTCCTCCCACCAATTCACCCCTTCCTCTATGCTTTTCCAGCACCTCCATTCACCCCTACACCTCTATTCACACCCTCTTCACCCAATCATCCCCAATCCCTCATGCATTTGACCAAGCCCCTTGTGCTTACAGCTCCACGTTTTTACGACTTTGATTATTTACAGAAAACTGTAGAGAACCAATATCATCTCACGAGACTGATTTAATCCCCTTTCAAACAATGGCAAATGTCATAGGAAAATCTTCCACCAATTTATATAAAAAGACACCATTCTTCAAAACTTGCCATTTTCAAAACAATCACCTCATAGCAATCTTGAGAAGACAAGAAAGGCAATCCCTTTAAAAGCCAAATCTTTCAATAAAGTGGTACAAAACACCTCCCCGCACCCTTCTAAAACCCCATTCTCCAACTCCTCCCACCAATTCACCCCTTCCCCTGTGCTTTTCCAGCACCTCCATTCACCCCTACACCTCTATTCACACCCTCTTCACCCAATCATCCCCAATCCCTCATGCATTTGACCAAGCCCCTTGTGCTTACAGCTCCACGTTTTTACGACTTTAATTATTTACAGAAAACTGTAGAGAACCAATATCATCTCAAACCTATTGCCCAAGCCAATTGATTGGTATTAGCCCCCTTTCCTTCAACGCTCCCATCCTTCCCCCAATTTTTTCCAACTCCTCCCACCAATTCACCCCTTCCCCTATGCATTTCCAGCACCTCTATTCACCCCTACACCTCCATTCACCCCTACACCTCTATTCACACCCTCTTCACCCAATCATCCCCAATCCCTCATGCATTTGACCAAGCCCCTTGCACTTACAGCTCCACGTTTTTACGACTTTAATTATTTACAGAAAACTGTAGAGAGCCAATATCATCTCAAACCTATTGCCCAAGCCAATTGATTGGTATTAGCCCCCTTTCCTTCAACGCTCCCATCCTTCCCCCAATTTTCCCCAACTCCTCCCACCAATTCACCCCTTCCCCTATGCATTTCCAGCACCTCTATTCACCCCTACACCTCCATTCACCCCTACACCTCTATTCACACCTTCTTCACCCAATCATCCCCAATCCCTCATGCATTTGACCAAGCCCCTTGTGCTTACAGCTCCACGTTTTTACGACTTTGATTATTTACAGAAAACTGTAGAGAGCTAATATCATCTCACGAGACTGATTTAATCCCCTTTCAAACAATGGCAAACGTCATAGGAAAATCTTCCACCAATTTATATAAAAAGACACCATTCTTCAAAACTTGCCATTTTCAAAACAATCACCTCATAGCAATCTTGAGAAGACAAGAAAGGCAATCCCTTTAAAAGCCAAATCTTTCAATAAAGTGGTACAAAACACCTCCCCACACCCTTCTAAAACCCCATTTCCCCAACTCCTCCCACCAATTCACCCCTTCCCCTGTGCATTTCCAGCACCTCCATTCACCCCTACACCTCTATTCAAACCCTCTTCACCCAATCATCCTTCCCACAACCGCCATATTCTTGACCAAGCCCCTTGCACTTACAGCTCCACGTTTTTACGACTTTGATTATTTACAGAAAACTGTAGAGAACCAATATCATCTCACGAGACTGATTTAATCCCCTTCAAACAAAGGCAAATGTAAAATGAAAGAAACAACGGTGTGCACCATCCCCCTATGCCCTCTCAAGGCCATGAAGCAAGGGCATGATCTAAAAGGATTCCCCTGCATCATTGAGAACTACACGCGCTTTTTCAGCGCTGCGTTTAATTGCCGTGTAACCTTATAATAAGATATCAAACGTTTGATAAAAGAAATATACAGTGCCACAATGGGGACCATTAAGAACAAATCCAAAAGCCCCCCCAACAGAGTCATCAAAGCGATTGTATAAGCCGACGCCATCTCATTATGCATTTTTACCTCTCTCCTTTATAAATTACCTCTTCCCTTTATAAATTAATTGATTGGGGGGCTTTAGTCACTTCTTCCAATTGCTGAATTTTCTTTTTTAGCCGAGAGGTTAAAATTTCACGAAGGATTATAATAATAGGAACCGTTGCCAAAATACATGCCGAGCAAACAACAAAGCAAAAAAAGAAAATACTCATAGAGATAAACCTCTTCTCATCATTCAAAAAACTTACCTCTGTATAGAAAGTTACATAGACATAAACTTTGAAAACGATAACCATAAAAGAGAGACATGCGTGGATGACATAATCTTTATTGGAAAAAGAGAGCCATTTTTTAAACGCATAGGAACTTATTTCTGTGTTCAGCACTAAATTTTGCTGTACGATCTCTTTAAGGCTCTTTTTAGAGAAACAAAAATGCTGCGGCTGTTCTTTCATCAAACGTCTTTGTTCTTTTACTCTGAAATAAAGCCTCAAATGCTTTATTAAAGAATAATAAGGCACCATGATCATCATCATAACAAAAAGAGCAAAAACCGTCACAGCCTCGAGAAGAAAACAACCAAACGGCAGAAAAAAAATAAAAAGCGCAGCCTCACTCTTCATGGTAATCATCTTATCGAGAGATCTTTAGCGGTTTTGTTTCTTCTTTCAGCTTTTGCTTTATTTTTTCCAATTTGCGCTCTTTAACGCGACGAAGCCCCCAAAGGATTGGAAGAGGCGTGAGAAGACAAAACCAAATCAATACCGGTAAGAGAAAAATAAGAGACCCAATTCCCTTCCATCTTGTCCACTGCTCTGGCTCTACCAGAGCTTTTGCACCCGCAGGAACTTCTAAAGCCATCATGATAAGGCCCGTATAAAACATTGTATAAAACATTGTGTAAAAGGAGCGCCTGATCATTTGATCTCTTTCCCCCCCTTACAGCCTGCCACTAAAGAGAGCATAAATTTTTTGCATGAAAAGAAAGACTCTCCCAATATTGCGTTTTTCTCCTGCATGATCCCCTCTGTTTTTCTTATTCTTATACGCTATTTTAAGATTTGAGTTTTATGTAGTTTATCTAAATTCTTTATTTTTCTCAATAATTTTCTGTATCAATCTTAAATTTTACATCCATATATTCTACTTCCCCATCCTTCATGTAAAGAATATGAGGACGCGCTTTTTTCCCATCAACCTCACAAATCGTGTCCTTTTCGTATACTGTATATCCCTGTTGCCTTAATTCTTCTCTTTTTTCCTCGAGCAAATTTTCGTAACCAGAGCGTCTTCTATTGCAAAAATTTGGATCTGTGATTTTAAAATAGTCATAACTCTCCACCTCCATAGAAAAACTCTTTGCCGTCTGTTGAAGCAGATCATAACTGGGCTGTTTTGTCTCTTCTACCGCCTTAGCAATCGCTATCGCGCGTTCCAGATGCTCTTCTTGAATGCTTGTCTCAAAGCCCAGTCTCTCACCATTCATAAAGCTTTTGTGATAGGAGTCTAAAGTTTCAACATCCCCTATCAAAGCGAGAGCCGCAAGATAACGCAGCGAATAAGATGAAAACTTAGGATCCACAACTTTGTGTTCCCACGGAAGAATGTGATATTGAGAACGGAGCATGTTGCCAAGATCAACCTCGCCCATAGCCTTTTCGAAAGCTTTCTCAAGCGCATGGCGTAAACACCCCGCACTGACCTTTTCTTCAAAAATTTCCAATCCCTTCAGATCAAAACTCAATTCAAGAGTAATCAATCTTCCAGAATTATAAGGATCAATCGTTTGGCAAGCCGCCGCATGGATACCAGAAACCACCGCAATGGCACAATCAAATTGCAGATACCCCTTCTCAGCATTATAAAGAAACTGTACTTCACGATCTGGTAAAAAGAAGGTTGCCAAATGATCCCCTTTTCCTTCAATTTCTACCCTTCCCCCCAAACTCTTTAAAAGCGCCGTTGCACTTTCCATCGTGAGAATTTCCTCATCAATAAGAGAAAAATCTTTGAATTCTTTTTCCTCAAATGATGGCTTCATCATCGGTATTTCCCCACTCAGCGGCTCAAAAGCGACCGGTTGTTTAAGCACACGTCTTAATTCTTTCCTCACTTGGCAATATAATCTCACCCGCTTAAAAGCAGAATAATACAATGCCCAAATAAACATCATGACCACAGCAGAAAGCAGTGTAAAAAGCGTCACGCCCACACCCCATGAAAATAGGACAACGATATCCATATCTCTCATTTTGCTCTCCCCTTCACGCACTCGTTTGCCGATATGTCGCCGCTATCCGCTTCCAAATTACCTGCTCTAACTGAGCAATCTTTTTTTTCAACAAATGCGTAAAAATAACACGAACCACAAAAGCAACAGGGATCAATAAAAAAATTAAATCTAATATAAACAACATGATATAAAAGAGAATAGTCACGACACTGACTTCCCACTCTGTCAACTTCACCCCCAAAAACATTGGTAAGAAGAGAGCCGTTCTCAAAGCTGAAAGAGTGAGAGTCATGCAAAAGATGACTTTATAATTTTTGCGTGTCAAAAACGCTTCTTCCAACGAAAAAACCCGTGGGGTTCCATCCAATGCTGCATTTTTTTCATGGTGTCTCATTTTTACCCCTCATTTGTCTAAAAAGCTATTTTCATGAAACGAAGCTTTTGTCCTTACAATGAATTCAATTTACCACGATCAAGCACTTTGAGATCAACCGCTCATTTTTTCCCCAAACATCACGCCCATAAAAGTGCTCCTAGAAGGCATGAAAAGAGAGAAAGACTTTTATATTCATTTTGCCCTCCTCTTCACGCACTTAACTTTGTTAAGAAGGAATTTTCCTCCGCGGACCAATGACTTTCTCCAACTGAGCAATCTTTTTTTTCAACAAATGCGTAAAAATAACACGAACCACAAAAGCAACAGGGATCAATAAAAAAAGAAGCACGGATAGAACAATCAATATTAATATGAAAATAAAGAGACTATAATTCCACCAATCTGTCAAATCCCACTTAAATAACAGTATAAGTGCTACTTTAAAAGCCTCAAGAATAAAAGCAAAGCAAAAGATAATTTTATAATTTTTGCGTGTCAGCAACATTTCTTCTAAAGAAAAAGACCGCAATTCCTGATCTGATAGTTCCTGATCTGATCTTAAATTTTTTCCCCTATCTGATCTTAAATTCCCCCCATTATGTCTCATTTTTTCTCCCTCATTTATCTAAAATTTTAAGCCATTTTCATGAAGCGAAACTTTGTTCCTGATCATGAATGCAATTCATTACCATGAATGGCTTTTAGATCAATTACTGATCTTTATCTTATCTTTATATTTTCTCATCTTTTATGAAAACAATAGGAGGAAAGCATTTTTTCTTTTAGCTTCAAAGGCATATTTCCTCTGCGCATCATATATCTTTCCGTTTGTCTTATTTCCTGGTTGTCTAAATACCTATTTTGTCTCCTCAGCCCCCTTTTTTTATAAAAGCCATCTCTCAGGCCATCTCTCTATTGCTGACCATCTCTCTATTGCAGAATTGTACACTTTCTCCTTCACGCTTGCACATTTTTTAGTCTCTGGCTCTAAAGTTCTAAGTGGTGTTTTTTCCAAGAGAGGCACCTTTTACAAGAAAAGCAAAACAGTTCAAGAAAATCAGCCGTGCGTTGCTTTGTCTTGAGAACAGCTTGGAGTCCACCAAGCGATCAGCAAAGCCTCCCCTTAAACCATCACCAAAGCGTGGTGGAAATGGATTTTATGCTTGTCTTAAAGCCTCCTATTAAAAGCTCATAAAAGCTTTTATGCTCAAAGGCTCTTCACCACTGCCCCTTAAAGCGCGAAAGCCCCAAGATACTAGCAAAAGAGCAGAAAGCTTTATTTTCTTCTTTTTCTTCACTTTTCCCCCTCATTTTCATGAGAGAGTTCATGATAGAGGATCATCGGTGTTTTTTTCTGCTCAACCTCTTCTTCCAATTGCCCGATCATTTTCTTCAATTGATAGGTTACAATAAAAAGCATTATAAAAACAATGGGTAAGAATAAAAAAGCCCCGGCAAGTACCCATGCCAATGGCTCTAAGACAGTCATAGAAAAAAAGTCCTTCCTTCTCCATAGCTTCACGATAATCATTATAATTGTCGGAAGTGTTACCATGACGGTCGAAAGAGTGAATATTTTTTTATAGTCGGCCCCAACAAGCGAAAGCTTTTTTTGATCAAACAGGCTGCT is a genomic window containing:
- a CDS encoding DUF6990 domain-containing protein, giving the protein MNNNPIVVYLLDPEFWVMIVVFMIIIMLVLALYISVFKRMKMNFQVKGELERVLKENDLATQQFWKDEAVVLKRRLEQEGKEFLIDDDEILTMESATALLKSLGWFVELLRKEDHLATFFLSDREVQFLYNEKHVEEFSPFDRGLLVMSGIFAAACQTINPLNSGVLPTVFINFVPNGLEIFEEKVSAQRLKKELDKTLAWAMEEDCLHEMLYSQYRIPPWERDSLVWSTVEAELAPYALLHLGALALLGDVETLASYDESFSRGDKLGFDETIEKIHLERAMVMAQEVKRLGNFSYDLLEQVAKICAIEVKDTQIFRVRNPYLCHQKRDLHQKIVEEKKQELRQQGYDVSDEPLVIETEGVKHAPDITYIKDGEPAFMDIKID
- a CDS encoding short-chain dehydrogenase; this translates as MQKKDAHYRYLVVGGTGMLSSFCQSLKPKEAIIAARFFSPKVQLEALQKQQLCIPLDYDCAASRTQFLEAVKQWHGLKYCILWIHSAAFAFSCALIEQLALLPKPPCILHVFGSNVHDQMITEYARKNKVDFISIKLGQKKTSKGSRWLTHQEISQQILDAIKNHLKKQNL
- a CDS encoding DUF6990 domain-containing protein, with protein sequence MRDMDIVVLFSWGVGVTLFTLLSAVVMMFIWALYYSAFKRVRLYCQVRKELRRVLKQPVAFEPLSGEIPMMKPSFEEKEFKDFSLIDEEILTMESATALLKSLGGRVEIEGKGDHLATFFLPDREVQFLYNAEKGYLQFDCAIAVVSGIHAAACQTIDPYNSGRLITLELSFDLKGLEIFEEKVSAGCLRHALEKAFEKAMGEVDLGNMLRSQYHILPWEHKVVDPKFSSYSLRYLAALALIGDVETLDSYHKSFMNGERLGFETSIQEEHLERAIAIAKAVEETKQPSYDLLQQTAKSFSMEVESYDYFKITDPNFCNRRRSGYENLLEEKREELRQQGYTVYEKDTICEVDGKKARPHILYMKDGEVEYMDVKFKIDTENY